A window of Bactrocera dorsalis isolate Fly_Bdor chromosome 4, ASM2337382v1, whole genome shotgun sequence genomic DNA:
atgcgagcttttttcgggcgggagGCGCgtggagacaaccattgtgagctttggcgtttggtttccgggtcgtattggaaaaaccagctctcatcgcctgtaataactcgatcaagcagcgactgtttcgcccaatctggcgcaaaatattatcgcgacgcgttgctcttgacttcgtttttccattttcgtgacgtgcactacacgtctactcaacttgacgcagcaggcgaactaaacaagctagagcgatggtatatatgtatatcaatggagaggggagggatgccggaaaaagagaaagggagtCACAGCTTCAACaaaagcgcggcaataaaatcagtctcattacttaattgtcaaacctcgtatacatatatacatatatttctacatatatataaagatataaaattaaaattatatcgtTATATATATCGTCTTCCTAGATAACGATTGGGACACTTTGAAGGGAAAAATgttcttttttggttttggagGTATAAGAGACCCCGACTTAGATAGATGGACTCTTGCTACTTAGTAGTCACTCCGAAATAAGTGATGAAAAATTGCTTAGTATCGGAATTTGacaaatagaaaaagaaatatcCCAAATTTCATCCTCTCATAAATCagctaaaacaaaattaaattgtattgaaaaaagcGGTGTGCTATATTGCGAGAgtttaaaaagtattaaatttcacCTTTCCTGCCCAAGATCCACAGCGATCAGGAAAGGTTTAATAATGTGAATATGGctcattttatattaaaaatggttATAATAGAATTTGAGTTGCCTTTAAAGTAAGCAACAACTACTCGTAATATTTGACCACGCACAAATTCAGCATTTGATTTCGTCGTTTTCTTTGAATTAAACCATTTAATCAagtaatcaaattaaaaaagtatgtatgtatatctaaaggAAGATAGTACTTAAATCATATAAATTAGATGGGGCTAGGAAACCTATTGTGTTAGTAATAACTATTAATAAATTGGATAATACCCATTAGGAAATTATTATAAAACCTTAAATTCAATAAacatataattattagttaaagaGTAAATGCCATGATCCAATCTAAATATTGTGCCAAATCCGCATATACGACATATTGATTGTCGGTGCATTTTTTGTGCTGCACAGGTAGGGCGGCCGAAACTGTGCCACGCAACATCCAACGGTTGTTCCTTTCCAACAATAGTCCGGCGCCTGAATCGCCTGTACAAGGCCCGATAGCACTTCGAGTTACAGGTGAAGCGGTTTGCAAACCTGCGCAGAAAGTGCGATTAGAACTGAGACTGCGGATCCTTGGATTTGCCGCAAAACATACTTCGTTTGACACAATTGCTGCTTCGGTGACGTGTGGAACTGCGGCTATTATGGGCTTGTTACCCATCAATGGAACACTCCCGTGGGTGTGCGAAAAACCCCAACCTACAACAAAGCCACGCTCCCCAACTATATTCTCAAGTTGGCTGTCACCGCTCCATAAGCAAGCAGGAAGAATGTAAGTGTTGAACCTGTTGAAACTTCAAATAGCACATTTTCTGTTTTGAATATCTCTAATACTTACCGTACTTGAATCTTCAACACCAACACCGCTATGTCCGCATCATATGTTCCCAATGTGGCATCATATTCGGGATGTAGGAAAATCTCACTCACTGGTGCTGCGATGGAGTGCTCCTCGTTCCAGTTTCGTAAATTGTGCCTCCCTAGAAACACTAGCACTTCATTGGCCTTGTGATGTTGCCTTTGGAAGTGGAAACAATGCGCCGAACTTACAACCACATGTGCGGACACCAAAGTGCCAGCGCACTGATAAGCAAGCGATGTCAAATTATTCACGTAAATTGCGGCCAGCCACGGCCATGCTCCGCGCGTCAATAATGGCTGTGGAGAAGTACCCAACGAAGAGTTGAAGCCGCCTAATTCCGTACTAGTTACAATGCGGATGGGCGTGTTAGACAATATAGTAGGAAGTTCATCACTGGATATTACTAGCGGGGTGCTGGACCTGTCATTGTGACTACTCGCTGTAGTAGCTTGAGTACCTGCTGCATATCTGCCAGATTTTTGGTAGGATCGATGTACATTTGTGGCAACGGTTGGAGCCTTAGCATTGTCAGCTTTTGTTGCTAGTGCGGTCAGAGGTGACGTCGATGCTCTATTATGTAAATGTGGCTTGGTTTTCCCGCATATGCTGTTTAGTGTCATATGTTTCAGCTCACtgaaattcataaatatacaaacatatactagATTTTATAACAAGTGCAGAACATCGTTGGGAAGGAAATCAATTACTGAAACTATAGTTCACGATACCCAGCTTTACGGAAGATACGAGTACTATTTACAGAAAATTTACTGTCATTCAATGGACTAATAGTTATAATGTCAAATATAGAATAAAAACGATTGTCGCTTGAATTATACCAGACAAGTCTAAAAGCTCGTCTTGGTTCTATAAAAGGCATCTGGCTTGAACATCGAAGAATCTGTTGCAgacgaaaacattaaaaaattaagaaaatgttatAGATGACTGGAAACTTTGATACTCATACTTAGTACACGGTTTTAGGAGATATGCagtaagcttctttacggatgggtcaaagcttagGAGGAAGGTTGGTCCAGGAGTTTACTGGCAGGAGCTCTCTATTAACATCCTgattattgcagtgttttcTAGGCCGAGGTtacagccattaaggtagcagtagatttgctGCCAGGAGTACAGTCTCCCCCAGAGAAGcaaccatccactcagatagcagagctgctatactagccttgaactcattaacagttcATTAAGGTCTGGTCAAAGAGAGCCTAGCTAGGTATCAATAGCTTCGAGTgcctttgtgataagactggtatgggtgctaggaaaaagatgaggtggaaacaactcaacatttccttcttgactgtcacGCGCTTGGTGGGTCAAGACGTAAACGCTTggaagcgcataccttcagacatcccaacGAGCTgacgggaatggaaattaaacgcctgtgcaaatttgaaTTGACTATTAAGCGTTTTGGTAATTTATAAGTTTGATCACAGGAGTTCTTTTCTAAGGCGTCACAAAGTATCACATATAGTGGTTCACGTGAGATTTTTGAGTAGTGGTCTAACCTAACCTCTTTGTTTCCGAGTAAATTTGTATGCCGATAGAATCAAAAGGATATGGCGTTAGAGTAGTAAGTCAAAAGATACATTTAGAGCATTGCAGTTTGAAAATAACTGTCAAAAACTTTTTACGgcacttatttttataatttaataaatatccAGGCTGAACCCTTTTAACATGGCGAAAACTTACATTTCTCCATTTGTGATTGGCAAGTGTTCCGCACTGAATTTCGTATCGGTTGACAAGAAGGCAATGTCATCATCGTCTTCCTCTTCGTCCTCCATCAATGTAGCGGAGAATTGTGCGTGTTCCGGCAGTGTGTCTGACGGCTCATCATCGCCGATGAATGTAAATTTTCTTGTGTGCTCCAGCTGAATTTGTGTGACGAATATACTAAGATCTGCAAGCAACAATTTACATTACGCTGGTTGAGTTCGGCTTTTGCAACTATAAAACAATTTTCCGAAGCCATGAATTTAATTAACAATGtattaaatactatatatgtatacttatgccATATATTGCCATGTGGAACTATAAATATGCCTGCGAATTCACCTGATTGACCTACACAAATGACATGGTTGTTTGCGGTTACGTGCAGCAACTTCGGTGGAAAATGTGTTTTGGGAAATTTGATTTTATACAGGACCGGGGCATTGCTGTGAAACTGGCCGCGCGAAAGCAATTCAATTTCGCCTAGGTAACTCTGAAAATATAGTGTAAAACATTATTATCAAGAATATGCGTAttgatatgaaatatatatagcagcatGGGTGCGCACCGTCGTTGGCTTTCCACGCATGGAGAGTGTCACTTTAATTTGCAAAGCTTCCGCGAAGTCTGTATTACGCACAGAGAGAATGCCAAACCACTCCGCGCCATCGAAGCGATATTGGAAGATCTTCGGGCACGGGCTGATGGGTATGCTTTGAGTAAAAATTCGATTTATTTGTTGCAGAATAATGATGAGGATGGCGGTGAAGTGGAGACGCATTCcgtattaatttatttgcattgcttttgtatttgtgtgtgtggttTTGTGCAGCGCCAAAGTGCTTTGCATTATTGCGAGTGGTTAACCGATATTAAACAACTTTTTTACACAGACATGtacttttgaaataattaacttTTATTGCCACACAATAATTTATCAGTATTAcaataattaaacatttgattttattattttttaatgattttttctgcATTGACATTTAGTGAGGATATCAACACCTCTCGCCTTAACCTTTAAATGACATTTGTTATATACTTAGCTCTCAAACGAAGTTGAACcgtttgtttttacttttgctCCAGTTTCTTGCATGCTTTTCTCTGTTCTACTTTGTTTCGATAGCTTTTGTTGGAGTTAAGCAAAGGTTATGGCATATATTTTGAGCATTAATCATGTGTTAAAACCCAGTAACTTTAATGAGTAAAGAGAATGGCATATATGTGAATGCTAATGAAATTCAGTTGAAACTTCAGTGGGCAATGCGATTTGACAATGAGATCGGAATTAACAGTTGAttagcattaaaaaaatattgaagtattTAATCTACCTTAAATCAGTATAATAAGCgttgttttgctgttgtttttcaATCATTATCATATTACTTTGTAGGACTTTTCGTGAAATGGAAGTAACTTTGTATAATCACTCCTATTCCAAAGAAGGATAGAACAGATtagttcaaatattttcattaggatAAAATAATAAGGTTTTCCAAATAAAAGCGCgtaagtcaataaaaaatttattgtgacattttttcaatttcaaaggTGAACTACTGTATTTTACTTTCTAGGCATTAGGTTGACTCTGTGATTTAGAAATATAAGATatcaaagatatttttatttttattttcatgggaatatggaaaattttctcTCTAAATTGGCAGTTCTGCTAAAATGCATACAGAAGTGACTAGCAAGCTAAAATAATTTGggtaaaacttctttaggctCATGCTTTCAGTAGTTTcgaacataaatatattgtgacaaaaaagtacccgaaaattataaataaaccgaaaaattttgaattatttaccaatatttatttagtcgccttcagatgtaatacacttgtGCCCACGATGTTTCCAGTCtccgaaacacttttcataagcaccttTTAGGAGGGCATTCGGTTACGCACCAAACCAAGAACatcgaaaaaaaacaatgagcatcactttGAGTTTTGAGCGGCTTTAGAGTGGTTTTTTTgatttcggctcgtttttttcctccattccgatgattgttgacttctttgcatgtcaaactcataaatttaGACCTCACCGGcagttattataaatatgtggGATGGAAATTCGCACAATAAAGCATGCCCAAAGAGATCTTTTtacggtaggtaggtaggagtgcagccttATCgagctcaattagcactgatgtgccattttgatacactattcgtaaaAACCTCCTGtgtctgctattacgtttcaccttctctctcaaaccattttgagatttcgatgaaactacttatgttcgatatgcttttggtggaaatccattcaaggtttggtgcttggtggattccgagtgctttgtgtcggatctgtgctagagctgggcattcgcagagaaagtggaagattatttccttgttccctgctactccgcagccacggcagatgtcgttgtagggcatacccattttggacgcatgttccccaaatggccagtgccccgTTGTGGTAGcagttattctgtaaatactttttcttgacctatttaataagtcgttggttcttttcctgtcatatgttggccataattgtttagttatgacacaTTTTGTGATGTTTTTCCcatctgttatttgcaacttgttgaaattgtctattgatctctcctttgatcgtacctagcgggcttggtattagctctGCCTCGGATTctttgaggaaagctcctgcctttgccaactcatctgcttttccgttaccgaaaatgttcctgtggccgggaactcAGATCAAGTTTaattggagcttgtcttttattgagcttagtgctctcttgcagttgtgaactatactggaatttgtcatgggtgaagacagtgccaggagggccgcctggctatccgtaaatatagttgctttatgtatatttccgtggttttctaatagaacttcgcaggccttttctatgcctagtacttctgcttggaagatgctagccgagttcggtagacgtatacggagagatatgcccagatcagcggagaatacccccgtgcccactctGCAGTCCATTTTgcacccgtcggtatagactgaggtcgTATCCTCCTCTgctatt
This region includes:
- the LOC105233064 gene encoding serine protease gd — its product is MRLHFTAILIIILQQINRIFTQSIPISPCPKIFQYRFDGAEWFGILSVRNTDFAEALQIKVTLSMRGKPTTSYLGEIELLSRGQFHSNAPVLYKIKFPKTHFPPKLLHVTANNHVICVGQSDLSIFVTQIQLEHTRKFTFIGDDEPSDTLPEHAQFSATLMEDEEEDDDDIAFLSTDTKFSAEHLPITNGEIELKHMTLNSICGKTKPHLHNRASTSPLTALATKADNAKAPTVATNVHRSYQKSGRYAAGTQATTASSHNDRSSTPLVISSDELPTILSNTPIRIVTSTELGGFNSSLGTSPQPLLTRGAWPWLAAIYVNNLTSLAYQCAGTLVSAHVVVSSAHCFHFQRQHHKANEVLVFLGRHNLRNWNEEHSIAAPVSEIFLHPEYDATLGTYDADIAVLVLKIQVRFNTYILPACLWSGDSQLENIVGERGFVVGWGFSHTHGSVPLMGNKPIIAAVPHVTEAAIVSNEVCFAANPRIRSLSSNRTFCAGLQTASPVTRSAIGPCTGDSGAGLLLERNNRWMLRGTVSAALPVQHKKCTDNQYVVYADLAQYLDWIMAFTL